The window CTATATGTATAACAGCTTCACATATCtgttcttttcacttttttgtgCTTCTTTTACTCTACATTCTCACAGTAGAAGTTTTGGAGGCATATTTTTATACTGTGTTGTGATGCGTAGTGAATgtgaattaaatgaatcatgAAATTGTGTGTGCCAAAGGGGTATGAATCTGCATTCAAATGCTTGTAATGAGACTACAACATTGAAGGCCAAATGTTGACCTGGCTGCTATCCACTTTACTTTTGTTTCTCAGAACCTTTCTTGAAATCCGAACAGACCGGTTATTTATAGTCATATATTTCCATAAATATCTTTCATTATTTTGGTAAATAATCAGGCAAGCCGTTCCCCGGTTTTCAAAGCAATGCTTGAGAATGAGATGGAGGAAAGCCTGAGCGGCACCATCAAGATTAGCGATGTATCATATGAAGCCCTTCGCTGTTTTGTCAACTATTTATACACTGCTGAAGCATGTCTTGATGAGCCAATGGCTTGTGATCTTCTAGTATTGGCTGAAAAATATCAAGTGAAGCATCTCAAGGCATATTGCGAGAAGTTCATGGTGTCCAAATTGAACTGGGACAATTCGGTTATTAGCTTTGCTTTTGCACATCAGCACAATGCCAAACTCTTGATTGATGCAGCTTTGTCAGTAATCACCGATAACATGGACAAGCTAACGAAACGGGAGGAGTATATAGAGCTTGTGGAGAAGGATCCTCGCCTCGTTGTGGAAATCTATGAAGCTTATCTCTCAAAACAGGTCAATACTGCTGCACACAAGGATTCTTCTCTGAGGCCATGAATGGTTTTGTTGGTTTTCTGTTACCGAAGCAAAGATTGTCCTTCAGTTAATATTAGATTTTGATCAGTGTTCGATGTATAATGAACTCCaaatgtaaattaatttttcaattggATGAAGTTGtgattattacttgttttaatggTTGCAAAGTTTCTCAAGTTCTTCCTGCCTTACCTTGAGAGGGACACTTAGGACAACAGAGAACATCATGCTCTGTAAAATTGAATCATAGATTCATAGGGTAGACAAGCCCTATAAAAGAATCAGGCATCAGGTCAGCCCCAATGCACCACCACTGGAAGGTCTCAGCCCCTCATAGAGGTTGCCCTTCAAAAGAGAGATCGGGATAGGAACCAAAAGAAATCCTTCGAATAAGTTATGGTCAGATTGTCTGTATACAAAAATTGCTCATATTATAAGCGTTGAAATGAAGTCGAAACCTCTTAATCTAAAGCAAATACATTGAACTACAAGGACCGGAAAACATGAAGCTATTAACTTTATGATCGGATATTATTGCAGCACCCATGACCAATGTACAGGAACAAATTTCATTAACATCTCCCCCTATATGTAGAACTTGACAAAGGGGTTGCTGTCCTTTCAACAAAGGggataaaaaagaaatgctTACATGTCATACACCCTATCAAGCATGTCAAAATCGCTTGTCACACCTCAAAAGTCTCCAACTTGCATGGGGACCTTCACTTGTGTCATGTACAGCAGACGCCCATCCCATGGCAACCGCAATTGCATGTAGTTCATTCACAACAGATACTGTATCACGGATATAAACACGTCCACCAGGTCTTAGCATTCGATCCATCTCAAGCATGATGTTTGAGATATTACATCTGTGCACATATACGATATAGATATAAAAAGATTACTTTCCCCTGTCAAGTGTGGATAGATACAACGCCacaa is drawn from Vitis riparia cultivar Riparia Gloire de Montpellier isolate 1030 chromosome 18, EGFV_Vit.rip_1.0, whole genome shotgun sequence and contains these coding sequences:
- the LOC117906626 gene encoding BTB/POZ domain-containing protein At4g08455, with the translated sequence MHRRRCTASTSASESETETETELMRCISCREDYSRIDAGTCKECYEEASETEEELKREIEELKAKVAFLRCSSPLDHSHRRSFSDVVLVASSDDSAASAAPVPAHKSVLASRSPVFKAMLENEMEESLSGTIKISDVSYEALRCFVNYLYTAEACLDEPMACDLLVLAEKYQVKHLKAYCEKFMVSKLNWDNSVISFAFAHQHNAKLLIDAALSVITDNMDKLTKREEYIELVEKDPRLVVEIYEAYLSKQVNTAAHKDSSLRP